The DNA segment CTACGATCACACACCCTAAGGGGAAGCCTGACCTTACGACGACCCCGGACCTACGTCATCCCAGACCCGACACCTGTACGTCGAAGAAACATCCGGACAGTCCCACACGACGCCCTCAACGGTCTACGAGAGATAATCCAGATTGATCTTCACGGAAACAAAATCACGGAGCTGAGCCCCGCTACCTTTCATGGGTTGTCCAACCTTGCGGCTCTTAATCTGAACGAGAATCGCATTAAGTCTCTGCATGCGGATCTCTTACATGATGCACTTGCGTTGAGGACATTCCTGGTGTCGGGGAACTCCCTTCGGTCCTTGCCGGAAACCATCTTTCGCAACAACCATCAGATCGAGAGACTCGACCTTAGCGATAATATCTTGTGGGGTGTTCCCGATGACTGCTTTCAGCCTCTCGGTGAGCTGACGTTCTTGAATCTCTCGTATAATCGACTGAATGAAAAGAACCCGATGATCTTCACCGGATTATCGAAACTGAAGGAGCTGTTTCTGCAGTGGAATAAATTCACGAGAATAGACCCGACACTGTTTTTGAGCAATACCCACATAAGGACAGTTGATTTGAGTTTCAACCGCATCAAAACTATTGCACCGAATGCGTTTCAGAATCAAcgttatttgacatttttagaTCTGTCGGGGAACATGTTGACGTCTCTGAGTGGTTTATCTTTCCGAGGAGCTACTGCACTGAAAGAACTCGACCTATCCTTCAACGCTGTTGATGCCATCATGGGCGGTGTGTTTACTGATTTAGCGAATCTCACGAGATTACACCTAAAGAACAACAGGTTGCCGAACATCACAGCTGAAACTTTCGGTAACATCCCGAGTTTATCATTTCTCACACTTACCGATAATAACATTTCACAAATCTCGCCAAACGCCTTAGCTGGTCTTGTCGCTTTGGAGTTCTTAGATCTGTCAGGAAACAGTCTTAGCCATCTTCAGAGTGGGGCTTTTCAAGGTCTTGTAGCTCTGATGGAACTCAACCTTGCTGACAACAAACTTTATATCATTGAGCCCGAGGCACTGAAAACAACGCCATTCTCCTTTATGTCTCAACTGACGTGGTTAAATCTACAAGGAAATCGACTACTAGAGCTTCAGCGGGGTGTGTTTCGTGGTGCTCCAAGCCTGCGAGTTCTTACTCTTTCCAGAAATAGAATCTCTCGGATCGTACCTGATGCCTTTGGGGGATTCAACCGACTTCATCGCTTGATGATGAGCGACAACACCCTTGGAAGATTACCTGATGGCGTATTCAGGCTTCTAGGAACTCTTGAAACGCTTGATCTGCAGAACAACAGCCTCACCGAGATCTCAGACAGAGCTTTTCAAGGTCTAAGTGCCCTGAGCAACCTGAACCTTGCGGAAAATAAACTGACCAATGGGAAGATGAAATGGTTGAAACACATCCAGTCTGTCCAAACTCTGAACTTGATCGGTAACCGCTTCAGCGAGATGTCTTCGGAGGACTTTGAGGTAGCAGGGAATCTGCGCTATCTGTACCTTTCCAACAACAACCTAACAAAGGTCTCTGTCAGGAATGACTCCCGGCTCTACCTCTTCAACCTGACACTGTCTCACAACAATCTTACAAATCTTCAGGACTTCTCTGCTCACATATTGCCCGGGCGGGTGCTGGATTTGGCTGGTAATCCCTGGAATTGCAACTGCCGCCTAATCCATTACCTGACTGATCTGACCAGGAGGTCTAGAATCAGATTCGACAATGAATACCAGACCAGATGCAACTCTCCAGATCATCTGCAAGGTGTAAAGGTTTGTTGCGTCAAATGTttgtcacaccaacgaaaccgactccagaccgatcaaatttattacgttattaccaatgacaagCCATCGGTCGGTTAGGAGTCGGTATCGCTGGTTCGACAGTGGCATGATCGAGCATAATATGCTAATGAATgtatggttccatgacatttactcCGGCGAGAATTGCTCGGCTCTAAGTTCCACCAAACTAATGGAATGACAAACTTCAACCATGGGTTTTTAccataccctaccctaaacctaaaaTAAACCCTTATTGCAGCCCTAACTCGAACCCTCcatcttagacgaaatgaaGCCCGGaccaattgtcgcaggagcaaatgtcgtgtcaccgatTGGTGGGTAGTATGTTGTTGGTCGTTGTATAATTTTGTCAGCCTCTTTATATCaagaattttgatttgataatcgcaaaaaatagtttattgatATCCTTCACACCAAGAAATCGATTTATTGATATTACGATTGAAATTTTGATAGGCCTATTGAGAAAATTATGACTGCATTAGAAACGGTTAGCGGTAGCTATGCGAACAGCGGCGTACGCTGGCTATCAAAATCGCCCAGTTGGGCTAGTTAGGGGTTTGATTGCCGTTGTGGTTTCCAGACTTCTGAAGATATACCGTTAGAGCCAGAGAGCAAATGAAATATAGTTATCTCGGTTGGATCATCTGAAACATTTCCCTCACCTGTCTCTCCTAAGTTGATTCTGCCCTATATTTGTTTAGCCCCTTTTGGCGATTCAGTTCCCGAGAAAACTTAGAAAAGTCTTCTTTGTAATCTTTATTCCGATCGTTTATTTACACTTATTTCATGTCTTCCTTTTCCACCCACAGACGATGGACCTGGTCCGATCAAAAGTTTCCTGCATTGGAGATGAACTCGTCAATTTACCGATGATAACTGAAATCACTACCCCCAAACCAGCTTCTATTCTGACCCCTTCTCCTCCCAACTACATGGAGTTAGACAGGTAGGTCTGTGCATTCATCAGTTACGTAATAAGCCAAAAGTTCTTGCGTATGGGgcagcatttaaaaaaaaggaaagaaagaaaaataaagaacgagCGAGCGATTTTCTTTCGACTTGTTTGAAGCGACAACCAAAATTTTGTTACAAAATTTTGGTTGTCGCTTCAAACAAGTAATAGATTTTAATAGGAATATGATGTCACAATTCACTCACTcttttaaagggaagttcaccctgaagaaaactttgttgtaataatagcagaaaaataataaaaatattggtgaaggtttgaggaaaatccgttaaagagtaagaaagttattagagttcaaaattttggatttgtgacgtcataaacgagcagctgccccatgtgttatgtaatataaaatgtatgaatttcaaattttgtatggttcctgatgacttaattttgttttcttttcatgatcgggtgtgaaatgatttgtctattgataaacaaaagttacagtgaaaaccattttcaattttctgagaaaatgacatttcattgattttttaccattcgctatgtaggaatgctgctcgcatatgacgtcacaaatcaaataattgaaattctaataacttttaattatttgatgaatttttcccaaaccttcggcaatattttttattattttttctgctatttttataataaactttttgtcagggtgaacttcccctttaacttccctttctttccttttcctattTCTCATTTTTCCTGTTCTCGTTTATGGAACTTTTGGCGGCCAAGTGCCCCAAAAAGTGTTTGTGGATTTGATTGGAatcatatattatataaatgatTGTTATACCATAGTAAACTTAAGTTGTCATTTAAGGTCGCAAGATGGCGCCAGACCAGATTGtggaaatgacaaaataaacCGAGAGCAACAGTCTCAGTCAATCATAATCGAGAAAAGTTGTCGGATATGACGACTTTTAGGCAactaaatgttgatgaaatgctctatATAGGAGCGTTGCATGAAATACAGTTTTACTGATTTTCACTTACTAAGGAGTTCTCGTACCCTTATAAAAACAATAGTCAGTGAACATCAATTAACATTATTGTGTCTGCCTTTAAACAGTTCGCGTACAATGGCGTCGATGCTTCATGACCCGCGAATCCATAGCTCAGGTGGTTACGGATCATATTAATTTATAATAAAGTTTAAGTATTTGTTTCCCTCCcttgttttttgtatttgaacaatTTCCTTGTCTTTTATTTTCTCAGATTGCGCTGGTCATGGGTGGTGCTAATATGGGATTCGGCGACGGACACACCGATTTGCAACGGAGCCTTAGTATCTCCAAGTTTCGTCCTTACCTCATACCAATGTCTCACACGAATCACCAAGATCAAGTCCTACTTGCGCCTGGTATCAAGATGCCCGCAACCTCTGGACGGGAATTGCCAAGACAAGGTGTGGACAGCGCCCTCTAATTTGGAAATCAAAGTTTCAGCTGGACAAGGCACACTCACCAAGTTCCTCCTGGTTGCAGAAACGTATCGCGTGTTGCGAATGCACAGGGTGTTACCAGACGCAGCCCCTCAAGAGTCAGCGGTGGTTCTTCTTGAGATGTCACCCTCGGTTGACCTTGCGGGACCTGCTTCGGCCATCAATATCCTGGGACAGTCACCAGCGTTTGGGCAGCTGATTGGCAAACGTGTCCTCGCATCAGGGTGGTGGACTGACCACTCAAAGACACCGGAAGTTGTAGGAAGGCAGAAGCGACGGCATTACCAGTTGACATCTTTGCAGTGTGGATCGTCCAATGAGGTCCACCAGCCTTATCTCTGTGGACATCTCGAACAGCATCTTGATGACTACAAGGACTGGGACAGTCTTGGGACACCAGTGACGATAAGGGAGCGCAACCAGTGGAAGCTTGTCGGTATCTTGGTGAAAAATGAGGGCGCTGTCGGCTTTATTAAAGACGTTAGGCAAGAAGGTGATAAGATTCATCAGATTATTGCTGGTAATCCGCGTTCAGAACGTATGTCACATCCGTACTAGGAGCTGCCAAAAACTCTTTCACCTAACTACGGCCGTGAACTGTTTTAAATCCTGCGTCCACCGTAGGTGATTGCTGAAAGTGTTGCGTTTCCGGGTCATCCATCTGTCGGTCCCGTTCCCAATCGCAAGATTGAATTGAGGCTGCAGCTGTAATGGTACCTGAAGGGAAGTTGATTGCAATTTGCTGGACTTTGTTCTAGGCATTACAAATCCATGTAATGACTGCATCTTTGATGATCAGCCTATCAATCTAAACCTTTGACTTATAGGAAGACATAGGCAAAaatcaatcattaatttttaaatCGGTCGATGAATTAAGTGTCATGttgtaaataatattttgtacTTATAAACAAAATTGTACAGTGGGTTagtctatttattcatttccctgATGTAAATAATACCTCTGACTTCTGACTTGGAGACTTTTTCTTTTACCCATCTTTTGGCTTATCTCCTGCCCTATGTTTATCATTCTCTCTTTCAATCATCTGGCTACTATTTTATCAAAGAATTTTGTTATAATCATGGGCTGGTCGTAttgatggaggggggggggggggggcggctctTGCCGACCCAAATTTATcatgatcaagaaaaaaagagaaaagacggaaataagggtgaaatatgacattatttttcgaatattattttgtcaaaatccatcacaaacttggatttttctattgaaaatgttaatattttgctCTCTCGCAACTTCTTATTTTCTTATAGAGGTGCTGCGTGTATTGTTCTCTATAGGCAgtgcaccccctggaattctggtataGGAGTGGAAAATTTGATTTagtgaaatactttttttgtttgcttgtttctttctttgattgtcaaatttctcgggatCAAAATAACCTTCACTTTTTGGTGAAACTCttttttagggttttttttgcttgtcaaatcatTTTACGTCAGCACCCCCgtaaaaaatcgttcccaggccCTGAGCTTGCCCTGCACTTTGTTACATTGTACCCATGTACATTGcatattcattcttttatcaTTGCTATTAGATTGTCACATTGGCAATTTGAttaatttatattgtttgttcATGAATATTGTGAAATTCGTATTTTGGCTtaacaataaatgcagaaactcctgcgaAATAACgtttatttttctccttgtcatgttttttttaaaaaaatctgacctTTTTTATTCTGTCTGTATCAGTTTATCTACTGTCATTCTatttctatatctatctatctatctatctatctatctatctatctatctatctatctgtccgtccgtccgtccatccatccatctatctatctatctatctatctatctatctatctttctttctttctttctatctatctatctatctgtctacctactctatacatgtatctatctacctacatatttatctatctaactaactatctatctatctgtctttctttctatctatctatctttctgtctatctatctatatatctatctatctatctatctaatacctatctatctatctatctatctgtctacctgatctatacatgtatctatctacctacctatttATATATCTAactaactatctatctatctatctttctatctatctatctatctatctatctatctctatctatctatcaatctatatatctatctgtgtctacctacctacctatctatctatctatctaactatctatctatctatctatttatcctatctatctatctatctatttatcctatctatctatctatctatctatctatctttctatctatctatctatctatctatctttctatctatttatctatatgTCTACCTActctatacatgtatctatctacctacctatttatctatctaactaactatctatctatccatccatccatccaccatATCCATCCATACCCACCTACCTCCCTATCTTTTTTTCTATAAGTGTTGTTTATATAGACATGCCACCTTACTGATAATTGATGTAAACAGAAAAATCT comes from the Lytechinus variegatus isolate NC3 chromosome 9, Lvar_3.0, whole genome shotgun sequence genome and includes:
- the LOC121421767 gene encoding protein artichoke-like: MARILARFAAFFAGLYFIPLGASTVSTLDSCPDHCYCFVVSRNAPPPTALLSSYIQVNDWVDGSKAIACWGRKDIPQPISSDIKYLILIGSQKPKRRRQKDLRVGLRSHTLRGSLTLRRPRTYVIPDPTPVRRRNIRTVPHDALNGLREIIQIDLHGNKITELSPATFHGLSNLAALNLNENRIKSLHADLLHDALALRTFLVSGNSLRSLPETIFRNNHQIERLDLSDNILWGVPDDCFQPLGELTFLNLSYNRLNEKNPMIFTGLSKLKELFLQWNKFTRIDPTLFLSNTHIRTVDLSFNRIKTIAPNAFQNQRYLTFLDLSGNMLTSLSGLSFRGATALKELDLSFNAVDAIMGGVFTDLANLTRLHLKNNRLPNITAETFGNIPSLSFLTLTDNNISQISPNALAGLVALEFLDLSGNSLSHLQSGAFQGLVALMELNLADNKLYIIEPEALKTTPFSFMSQLTWLNLQGNRLLELQRGVFRGAPSLRVLTLSRNRISRIVPDAFGGFNRLHRLMMSDNTLGRLPDGVFRLLGTLETLDLQNNSLTEISDRAFQGLSALSNLNLAENKLTNGKMKWLKHIQSVQTLNLIGNRFSEMSSEDFEVAGNLRYLYLSNNNLTKVSVRNDSRLYLFNLTLSHNNLTNLQDFSAHILPGRVLDLAGNPWNCNCRLIHYLTDLTRRSRIRFDNEYQTRCNSPDHLQGVKTMDLVRSKVSCIGDELVNLPMITEITTPKPASILTPSPPNYMELDRLRWSWVVLIWDSATDTPICNGALVSPSFVLTSYQCLTRITKIKSYLRLVSRCPQPLDGNCQDKVWTAPSNLEIKVSAGQGTLTKFLLVAETYRVLRMHRVLPDAAPQESAVVLLEMSPSVDLAGPASAINILGQSPAFGQLIGKRVLASGWWTDHSKTPEVVGRQKRRHYQLTSLQCGSSNEVHQPYLCGHLEQHLDDYKDWDSLGTPVTIRERNQWKLVGILVKNEGAVGFIKDVRQEGDKIHQIIAGNPRSERMSHPY